The following is a genomic window from Thermogemmata fonticola.
TGTGGTGGTCGGTCCTGGGACAGTTTTCCCCGGTGCACAGACGGTGAAGCTCTCCGACATCCAGAGGCCCCATGAGGAAACGATTCTTATTGTTGAGGCGGTGGGTTTGGGGGTGCATTGGATGGAGCCGAGGGACCTCGACTGGGAAACACTAAGTGTCGAAGTGAATGACCCGACACGACCAAGCATATCCAGCAAGCACAACAGATATGGACCCTTCGTATGCACGATTGGTAGGGGCAGTTTCAGGATCAACGAACTCAGTCCTGAACGTGTGCGGGAAATGCTTCTAATCGCAAAATAGATTTGGTGATGGAAATGCTCAATCTAACTTTGGGACCCCTAACGTCGCTACAAACTATTCTATTACACCGCACATTGGAACCTCGTACTATTGATGTTGGAGGAACGGGCCGGCGGTGAGACCACAGTGCAGTACGTGTGGTCGCCGCTTTACGTCGATGCCCTCATCCTCCGCGACCGCGACACCAACGGCGACGGCAGTCATGTCGCCACGATGGCCGAAGGGTGGCATGCGATTCCCCTCGATTGTCAGCCAGCGTTTGGGATTGCACTCTGAAACAGGAGGAAGACAGCATGCAGGGGGGAAGCGGTGACAGCGTTGGTATCGTGGGATGGCCAGCAGAGGGCAGAATGTGGACCGTTTCCTGGGGCGCCGTTCGCGGCAAGGGGATGGCGGAATACGATGGAAGCAGACAGGCGCGGCGCAGGTTCAATCATCAGGCTGGACCATTCTAGGGTGGTGATGATGAGCGGAGATGTCCCTGGGAGCGAGGGTTTGCAGTCCCGGCGGCGCGTGGCTGTTTTTACGGGCAGTTTTGATCCGCCGACGAATTATCACCGCGAGGTGGTCCGCCGCTTGCGCGAGGCTGGCTTCGCGGAGGTGATCGTGCGTCCGGTGGTGCCTCGTGCAGAGACGCCGGACGGGGAACATGCCGAGCCGCTGCATCGGGCCGTGATGGCAGACCTGGCCTTCCGGGACCTGCCTGGGGTGGTCGTGGATTTGGCGGAGTTGGAACACGGGCAGCATCTCCCGGATCATCTCCTGGCGGAGGCATACGCTCAACGCGGGGAAGTGTGGCAGGTGGTGTCTGCCGAGTTCGTGCGGGGGGGGCAGCAAGGGGCTTCGTTGATCCAAAGCCGCTGGCAAGAAGGACCGATCTGGTGGCAACAGGGCCGCTTTGTTGTGCTCCATGCGCGTTCGGCGCCGCCCCAACAGGACGATCTACCGCCTCATGCCCTGGTCCTGAGCGTGGACGATCACATTCCCACGGCGGAGATTCGCCGCCGGGTCTTTGAAGGCAAGGATATTCGCCCGTATGTGCCGGAAGCGGTGTATGCCTACATCCGGCGTTATCGCCTTTTCACGGGTGTTCCCGCGCCGCGGGAGACGCGTGTCGTGCTCGACGATGTCCGGCTGCGTATCCTCTGGGATGAGGCGAATCCGCTGGCTCAGAAACTCGCCGAGCGCTTCCAACGCTGGCAGGGGGAACCGCCGACCGCCATCCTGGTCCTGGGGGGAGATGGCACAATGCTGTCCGCCATCCGCCGCCACTGGCGGGAACGCCTGCCGTTTCTGGGTCTGAATGCCGGCACTCTCGGCTTTTTGATGAACGAGGAGTTGCCCGAAGAACTCGATCACTTGGAACTGGTGCTCTATCGCATGCCGATGCTGCGGGTGGAAACCACGGCTCCGGATGGCCAGCGCCAGCAAGGTCTGGCGTAT
Proteins encoded in this region:
- a CDS encoding NAD(+)/NADH kinase — encoded protein: MSGDVPGSEGLQSRRRVAVFTGSFDPPTNYHREVVRRLREAGFAEVIVRPVVPRAETPDGEHAEPLHRAVMADLAFRDLPGVVVDLAELEHGQHLPDHLLAEAYAQRGEVWQVVSAEFVRGGQQGASLIQSRWQEGPIWWQQGRFVVLHARSAPPQQDDLPPHALVLSVDDHIPTAEIRRRVFEGKDIRPYVPEAVYAYIRRYRLFTGVPAPRETRVVLDDVRLRILWDEANPLAQKLAERFQRWQGEPPTAILVLGGDGTMLSAIRRHWRERLPFLGLNAGTLGFLMNEELPEELDHLELVLYRMPMLRVETTAPDGQRQQGLAYCDAWMERDSGQAAWLRLEVDGRIQIPKLVGDGLLVATPAGSSGYARAMGATPVPLSAPVLTLAGSNVFQPYFWKPVTLPETAHVRICNLDERGKRPVRGFLDGHPLGPVSTMDIRLSAVAAAELAFTPQYDLSERLLRSLFPTKE